The following proteins are encoded in a genomic region of Dokdonia donghaensis DSW-1:
- the gltB gene encoding glutamate synthase large subunit, with product MLRDQGLYLREFEHDACGAGFICSLKGVKSNDIIHKALEILEKLEHRGAVSADGRTGDGAGILIDIPHDYFQATCDFTLPKEGTYAVSNVFLPRKENQRAYCISVFEKSLTDQGINILGWRDVPVDQSILGEIAQVSEPFVKQIFVSYESKGDNSAFAKAQQKPTPEFEFNLKLFTARKIAEHTIYNSKLSESSFFYLPSFSTKTIIYKGLLMPQHIKVYYKDLMDPRVVTRLALVHQRFSTNTFPTWDLAQPFRYMCHNGEINTLRGNVTRMYAREELMESALFGEEIKKILPVVLPGKSDSASMDMVVELLLMTGRSLPEVMMMLVPEAWEKNEDMSPAKRAFYEFNSCLMEPWDGPASIPFTDGNYIGAVLDRNGLRPSRYSVTKDGYVIMSSEIGVVEIEPQNVQMHGRLEPGKMFLVDMAQGRIINDEEIKEEIATRHPYQEWLDNNLIHLKDIPYNECPLFLNEAPLKERLLTFGYTQEDINTIILPMAAKAKEPIGSMGNDAPIAALSERPQLIYNYFKQLFAQVTNPPLDGIREELITDISLTLGADSNIFEINGEHCKKLKIQNPVISKQDLDKIKSLDNESFKVVSVPILYKVEKGHNGLEDALENLLQEVSKQLDEGANIIILSDRNTSQELAPIPALLACSYVNNGLGGNKKRSSFSLIIESAEPREVHHFALLFGYGASAINPYMVNEIIENHPEDLKLANVDVEEAIQNFNKAVGKGVLKVMNKIGISTLNSYRSSQLFECIGISKKVVNQYFPRTVTRIEGVGLHQLEGEISKRHKAAYHTKDIAADLPLEIGGEYRWRRDGEAHLFNPLTIAKLQESVRSNKPVIYKEYADRVNNQAKQLMTIRGLFEFTNYDPIDIDEVEPWTDIVKRFKTGAMSYGSISKEAHETLAVAMNRIDGKSNSGEGGENQERFYKDVNGDWKNSAIKQVASGRFGVTSNYLTNAAEIQIKMAQGAKPGEGGQLPGPKVNPEIAKTRNSTPYVGLISPPPHHDIYSIEDLSQLIYDLKSANREARINVKLVSEVGVGTVAAGVAKAKADVILISGHDGGTGATPLTSLKHTGLPWELGLAEAQQTLVMNDLRGRVRLECDGQLKTGRDVAIACLLGAEEFGFATAPLVASGCIMMRVCHLNTCPVGIATQNPELRKRFKGKPEHVVNFMYFVAQELREIMAKLGFKTVDEMVGQVQKLDRNNTIEQYKALGLDLTPILHKVDTSKGQPLHNIEKQDHDLEKALDFKIISQAHPALFRKEKTTLDLKITNEDRAVGAILSNEISKIYGVNGLPENTLKINFEGSAGQSFAAFATHGLTLAVTGNTNDYIGKGLSGAKVIVKVPVEATIIPEDNVIIGNVAFYGATAGEAYINGKAGERFCVRNSGAKAVVEGIGDHGCEYMTGGIAVILGEVGRNFGAGMSGGIAYVYDTASMLSRKANTEGLNFLKVEEDQDKKELRQLVENHYNATLSPLAQRLLENWDAEIKNFTKVLPEEYRKALIRLEEEKTLAN from the coding sequence ATGTTAAGAGATCAAGGGTTATATTTAAGGGAGTTTGAGCACGATGCGTGCGGTGCAGGATTTATATGTAGTCTTAAAGGAGTAAAGTCTAATGATATTATTCATAAGGCACTTGAGATACTAGAAAAACTTGAACATAGAGGAGCTGTAAGTGCAGATGGCCGCACAGGAGATGGGGCTGGTATATTAATAGACATCCCTCACGATTATTTTCAAGCCACTTGTGACTTTACATTGCCTAAAGAAGGAACGTATGCCGTGAGCAATGTTTTCTTACCTCGTAAAGAAAATCAACGTGCATATTGTATTTCGGTTTTTGAAAAAAGCCTTACAGATCAAGGTATCAATATTTTGGGCTGGAGAGATGTGCCGGTAGATCAATCTATACTGGGCGAGATTGCTCAAGTGTCTGAACCTTTTGTAAAGCAAATCTTTGTGAGTTATGAGAGTAAGGGAGATAATTCCGCTTTCGCGAAAGCGCAACAAAAACCTACACCAGAGTTTGAGTTTAACTTAAAACTATTTACTGCTCGTAAAATCGCCGAACATACTATCTACAACTCAAAGTTGTCTGAAAGCTCATTCTTTTACTTACCTAGCTTCTCAACCAAGACCATTATATATAAAGGACTATTAATGCCCCAACATATTAAGGTATATTATAAAGACCTTATGGATCCTCGTGTCGTGACAAGGCTTGCGCTTGTACACCAGCGATTTTCTACAAATACATTTCCTACTTGGGATCTGGCGCAACCTTTTAGGTATATGTGTCACAATGGAGAGATTAATACCTTAAGAGGTAATGTGACCAGAATGTATGCGCGTGAGGAACTTATGGAAAGTGCACTATTTGGTGAGGAGATAAAGAAAATACTTCCTGTTGTATTACCAGGTAAGTCAGACAGTGCCTCTATGGATATGGTGGTAGAGCTCTTACTTATGACGGGTAGATCATTACCAGAAGTAATGATGATGCTCGTGCCAGAAGCGTGGGAGAAAAATGAAGATATGTCTCCGGCAAAGCGTGCTTTTTATGAGTTTAACTCTTGCCTTATGGAGCCTTGGGATGGTCCAGCCTCTATACCATTTACAGATGGTAATTATATAGGTGCCGTTTTAGATCGTAATGGATTGAGACCTTCTCGATACTCTGTCACAAAAGACGGTTATGTGATAATGTCTTCAGAAATTGGAGTGGTGGAGATAGAACCACAAAATGTACAGATGCACGGTCGTCTGGAGCCAGGTAAAATGTTTCTGGTAGATATGGCACAAGGTCGTATTATAAATGATGAGGAAATAAAAGAAGAGATTGCAACACGTCACCCATATCAAGAGTGGTTGGATAATAACCTTATTCACCTCAAGGATATACCTTATAATGAGTGCCCTTTATTTTTAAATGAAGCACCACTTAAGGAGCGCTTACTCACCTTTGGGTACACGCAAGAAGATATAAATACGATTATATTGCCTATGGCTGCAAAGGCAAAAGAACCTATAGGGTCTATGGGTAATGATGCTCCTATAGCTGCACTTTCTGAGAGGCCACAATTAATCTATAATTATTTTAAGCAACTCTTTGCACAGGTTACAAACCCACCTCTAGATGGTATAAGAGAGGAGTTAATTACAGATATCTCACTCACGCTGGGTGCAGACTCAAATATTTTTGAAATAAACGGAGAGCATTGTAAGAAGCTAAAAATTCAAAACCCTGTTATCTCAAAACAAGATTTAGATAAAATCAAAAGTTTAGATAACGAGAGCTTTAAGGTGGTTTCTGTGCCTATTTTATATAAGGTAGAAAAAGGACATAATGGTCTGGAGGATGCTCTAGAAAACTTACTTCAAGAGGTTTCTAAACAACTAGATGAGGGTGCAAACATCATTATCTTGTCAGATAGAAATACATCTCAAGAGCTGGCGCCTATACCAGCTTTGCTTGCTTGCTCTTATGTAAATAACGGACTAGGCGGTAATAAAAAGAGATCCAGTTTTAGCCTCATTATAGAGTCTGCAGAGCCTAGAGAGGTGCATCACTTTGCTTTGTTATTTGGATATGGTGCTAGTGCTATAAACCCATATATGGTTAATGAGATTATAGAAAACCATCCAGAAGATTTAAAACTTGCAAATGTTGATGTAGAAGAGGCAATACAAAATTTTAATAAAGCCGTAGGCAAAGGAGTCCTCAAGGTGATGAATAAAATAGGTATCTCTACCCTTAACTCATACCGTAGCTCACAACTTTTTGAGTGTATAGGTATCAGTAAGAAGGTCGTAAACCAGTATTTCCCGCGCACGGTTACGAGAATAGAAGGCGTAGGGTTACACCAGTTAGAAGGTGAGATAAGTAAGAGGCATAAGGCTGCCTATCATACTAAAGATATCGCAGCAGATTTACCTCTAGAGATAGGTGGTGAGTATAGGTGGAGACGAGATGGAGAGGCGCATTTATTTAACCCGCTTACCATTGCAAAGCTTCAAGAATCTGTGCGTAGCAATAAGCCTGTTATTTATAAAGAGTATGCAGATCGTGTAAATAATCAAGCCAAACAGCTTATGACCATACGCGGTCTATTTGAGTTTACAAATTATGACCCTATAGATATTGATGAAGTAGAACCGTGGACAGATATTGTAAAGCGCTTTAAAACTGGTGCGATGTCTTATGGTTCTATTAGTAAGGAAGCTCACGAGACACTTGCCGTAGCAATGAACCGTATAGATGGTAAGTCTAACTCTGGTGAGGGAGGAGAAAATCAAGAGCGTTTTTATAAGGACGTAAATGGCGATTGGAAAAACAGCGCCATAAAGCAAGTGGCTTCAGGGCGTTTTGGGGTAACCTCAAACTACCTAACAAACGCTGCCGAGATACAAATAAAAATGGCGCAAGGAGCAAAACCTGGTGAGGGCGGACAGTTGCCTGGACCTAAGGTAAATCCTGAGATTGCAAAAACACGTAATTCTACACCATATGTAGGGCTTATATCGCCACCACCACATCACGATATTTACTCTATAGAAGATTTATCGCAATTAATTTACGATCTCAAATCTGCAAATAGAGAAGCGCGTATTAATGTAAAGCTAGTGTCTGAGGTAGGTGTAGGTACTGTAGCAGCTGGAGTTGCAAAAGCTAAGGCAGATGTAATACTTATATCTGGACACGATGGAGGTACAGGAGCAACGCCACTCACCTCATTAAAACATACAGGTTTACCTTGGGAGCTAGGTCTAGCAGAGGCACAACAAACTCTTGTAATGAATGATTTGCGCGGGCGTGTGCGACTTGAGTGCGATGGCCAGCTCAAAACAGGCCGAGACGTAGCAATTGCTTGTTTACTAGGAGCCGAAGAGTTTGGGTTTGCAACAGCACCGCTAGTAGCCTCTGGATGTATAATGATGCGTGTATGTCATTTAAACACTTGTCCAGTAGGAATTGCTACTCAAAACCCAGAACTACGTAAACGTTTTAAAGGAAAGCCAGAGCACGTCGTAAACTTTATGTATTTCGTTGCACAAGAGTTGCGAGAGATTATGGCAAAGCTTGGCTTCAAGACAGTAGATGAAATGGTAGGTCAAGTGCAAAAGCTGGATCGCAATAATACCATAGAGCAGTATAAAGCATTAGGTCTAGATCTTACACCTATATTACACAAGGTAGATACCTCAAAAGGGCAGCCTTTGCATAATATAGAAAAGCAAGATCACGACCTTGAGAAAGCGCTTGATTTTAAGATTATATCACAGGCGCACCCAGCACTTTTTAGAAAAGAAAAAACCACACTAGATCTTAAGATTACAAATGAAGATAGAGCAGTAGGAGCTATACTAAGTAATGAGATATCGAAGATTTACGGTGTGAATGGATTACCAGAAAACACTTTAAAAATTAACTTCGAGGGTTCTGCAGGGCAGAGTTTTGCAGCATTTGCTACTCACGGACTCACACTAGCAGTTACTGGTAACACAAATGATTACATAGGTAAAGGACTTTCTGGAGCCAAAGTAATAGTGAAGGTTCCGGTAGAGGCGACCATCATACCAGAAGATAATGTCATCATAGGTAATGTGGCATTTTATGGTGCTACTGCTGGTGAGGCCTATATAAATGGAAAAGCCGGAGAGCGTTTTTGTGTACGTAACTCTGGAGCAAAAGCCGTCGTTGAAGGTATAGGTGATCACGGTTGTGAGTATATGACCGGAGGTATTGCGGTCATATTAGGCGAGGTAGGAAGAAACTTTGGCGCTGGTATGAGTGGCGGTATTGCATATGTGTATGATACAGCAAGTATGCTTTCGCGAAAAGCAAACACAGAAGGGCTTAACTTCCTTAAAGTTGAAGAAGATCAAGATAAGAAAGAGCTCAGGCAATTAGTCGAAAATCATTACAACGCCACACTCTCACCGCTGGCTCAACGACTGTTAGAAAACTGGGATGCAGAGATTAAAAATTTCACGAAAGTGTTACCAGAAGAGTACCGCAAGGCATTGATAAGATTAGAAGAAGAAAAAACATTAGCAAACTAG
- a CDS encoding glutamate synthase subunit beta — translation MGKVTGFLEYDRKDEGYIAPEERVKNYKEFTVPLEEADLKEQGGRCMDCGIPFCHSGCPLGNLIPDFNDAVYKGRWKEAATILHATNNFPEFTGRLCPAPCEEACVLGINADPVSIENIEKNIVERAFDEGWIVPQPPQKRTHKSVAVIGSGPSGLAAAQQLNRAGHTVTVFERDSKVGGLLRYGIPDFKMEKNVIDRRLAVLKDEGITFKTNANVGHTISVETLQDEYDAIVLCGGATLRRSIPIKGAHLKGVYQAMDFLKQNNERQDGIAEWDETIVATDKNVIVIGGGDTGSDCIGTSNRQGAKTVTNFEILNRPTIERPSEQPWPYYPMRLRTSSSHKEGVERVFSISTKEFVGDASGNLTGLITSEVEWITNDNGRRELKEIPGTEKEWPCDMAFLALGFTGPEKTLIDQLHLDTDMRGNVKATSYATSVSGVFAAGDMRRGQSLIVWAISEGRQAAHHVDAYLMGSSQLPLKDEDSDLPRR, via the coding sequence ATGGGGAAAGTAACAGGATTTTTAGAATACGATCGCAAAGACGAAGGATATATAGCGCCAGAAGAGCGTGTTAAAAATTATAAGGAGTTTACTGTACCGCTAGAAGAAGCAGATTTAAAAGAACAAGGCGGCCGCTGTATGGATTGTGGTATTCCGTTTTGTCACTCGGGGTGCCCGCTGGGCAATCTCATTCCAGATTTTAATGATGCAGTCTATAAAGGAAGGTGGAAAGAAGCGGCAACTATATTGCACGCGACAAATAACTTTCCAGAATTTACAGGGCGTTTATGTCCAGCGCCTTGTGAAGAGGCGTGTGTTCTAGGTATAAATGCAGATCCCGTAAGTATAGAAAATATAGAAAAAAATATAGTAGAACGAGCTTTTGACGAGGGGTGGATTGTCCCACAACCACCGCAAAAACGTACACACAAATCGGTTGCAGTGATAGGGTCTGGCCCTTCTGGACTAGCCGCTGCACAGCAGCTTAATAGGGCTGGGCACACTGTGACCGTATTTGAGCGCGATAGTAAAGTAGGAGGTCTTTTAAGGTATGGGATTCCAGATTTTAAGATGGAAAAAAATGTGATAGACAGACGCCTGGCCGTACTCAAAGATGAGGGTATAACTTTTAAAACAAATGCAAATGTAGGGCATACCATAAGTGTAGAGACGCTTCAAGATGAGTATGACGCGATTGTACTCTGTGGTGGTGCTACTTTGAGGAGGTCTATACCTATAAAAGGGGCGCATCTTAAAGGAGTGTATCAAGCAATGGATTTCTTAAAGCAAAACAATGAGCGACAAGATGGTATAGCTGAGTGGGATGAAACTATTGTTGCTACAGATAAAAATGTGATTGTTATAGGTGGTGGTGATACAGGCTCAGACTGTATAGGTACTAGTAATAGACAAGGAGCAAAAACCGTTACAAATTTTGAGATTCTTAATAGACCTACAATAGAGCGACCTTCAGAGCAACCTTGGCCTTATTACCCTATGCGCTTGCGCACCAGTTCTTCTCATAAGGAGGGGGTAGAAAGAGTTTTTAGTATTTCTACAAAGGAGTTTGTGGGTGATGCCAGTGGTAATCTCACGGGACTTATAACCTCAGAGGTAGAGTGGATTACAAATGACAATGGTAGACGTGAGCTTAAAGAAATACCGGGAACAGAAAAGGAGTGGCCTTGCGATATGGCTTTTCTTGCACTAGGCTTTACAGGGCCGGAAAAAACTCTAATAGACCAGCTACATTTGGATACAGATATGCGTGGTAACGTAAAAGCTACGTCATATGCGACTAGTGTTTCAGGCGTATTTGCTGCTGGAGATATGCGTAGAGGGCAATCACTCATTGTGTGGGCAATCTCAGAAGGAAGACAAGCTGCACATCACGTAGATGCATACTTGATGGGAAGTTCACAATTGCCACTTAAAGATGAAGACAGTGACTTACCTAGACGCTAG
- the dnaA gene encoding chromosomal replication initiator protein DnaA, translating into MTLTAQSVWDNCLSFIKDNITPQAYKTWFEPIKAVKLTDNALSIQVPSKFFYEWLEEHYVKLLKVALNKVLGENAKLVYVIKMENTYGNNQPFTERIPSANRSTMKSQEVDAPLKNKNPELKNPFVIPGIRNLQIESQLNPNYNFENFLEGDSNRLARSAGMAVANKPGGTSFNPLLIFGGVGLGKTHLAHAIGVQIKDKYPAKTVLYISAEKFTQQYIESVKKNNRNDFIHFYQVIDVLIVDDIQLLSGKAGTQDVFFHIFNHLHQNGKQVILTSDKAPVDMQDIEQRLLSRFKWGLSAELQHPSFETRIAIIKQKLYQDGVEMPEEIVEFLANNIKTNVRELEGAIISLIAHSSFNKKEITLDLAKKIVDNYVKHTKREVSIDYIQKIVSDYFQMDVETLQSKTRKRHIVQARQLAMFFAKKLTKASLASIGSQIGQRDHATVLHACKTVDNLASTDKQFRKYVEDLGKKLSV; encoded by the coding sequence ATGACTCTAACTGCGCAATCTGTATGGGATAACTGTCTCTCTTTTATAAAGGACAATATAACACCCCAGGCATACAAAACGTGGTTTGAACCGATTAAGGCGGTCAAACTCACAGATAACGCATTAAGTATTCAAGTACCTAGTAAATTCTTTTACGAGTGGCTTGAGGAACACTACGTAAAACTTCTTAAAGTTGCTCTCAATAAAGTACTAGGTGAAAACGCCAAACTGGTCTATGTGATCAAGATGGAAAATACCTACGGAAACAATCAACCTTTTACAGAAAGAATTCCTAGTGCAAATCGTAGCACTATGAAATCACAAGAAGTAGATGCTCCGCTTAAAAATAAAAATCCAGAGCTTAAAAATCCTTTTGTAATTCCTGGAATAAGAAATTTACAAATAGAGTCACAGCTCAACCCTAACTATAATTTTGAAAACTTTTTAGAAGGAGACTCAAACCGTCTTGCAAGATCTGCAGGTATGGCCGTCGCAAATAAGCCAGGGGGAACTTCTTTTAATCCGCTTTTAATATTTGGAGGAGTAGGTTTAGGTAAAACACATCTTGCTCACGCAATAGGTGTACAGATAAAAGATAAGTATCCTGCAAAAACTGTTTTATACATTTCTGCAGAGAAGTTTACACAACAATATATAGAGTCTGTAAAAAAGAATAATAGAAATGACTTCATTCACTTTTATCAAGTTATAGACGTTCTTATTGTAGATGATATTCAACTACTAAGTGGTAAGGCAGGTACTCAAGATGTATTTTTCCACATTTTTAACCACCTACACCAAAACGGAAAACAGGTAATCCTTACCTCAGACAAGGCTCCTGTAGATATGCAAGATATAGAGCAACGTCTCTTATCACGTTTTAAATGGGGATTAAGTGCAGAGCTACAACACCCTAGTTTTGAAACACGCATCGCCATTATAAAGCAAAAGCTTTATCAAGATGGTGTTGAAATGCCAGAAGAGATTGTAGAGTTTCTTGCAAATAACATTAAAACTAATGTCCGTGAGCTAGAAGGTGCAATTATATCACTTATAGCACACTCATCTTTCAACAAGAAAGAGATCACTCTCGACCTTGCAAAAAAGATTGTAGACAACTATGTAAAACATACTAAGAGAGAAGTCTCTATAGATTATATCCAAAAGATTGTTTCAGATTACTTCCAGATGGATGTAGAAACATTACAGTCTAAAACACGTAAAAGACATATCGTACAAGCGAGACAACTAGCAATGTTCTTTGCAAAGAAGCTTACTAAAGCTTCACTAGCAAGCATAGGTTCACAGATAGGACAGCGCGACCACGCAACAGTTCTGCACGCTTGTAAAACGGTAGATAATCTAGCGAGTACAGATAAACAGTTTAGGAAATATGTAGAAGACCTTGGTAAAAAACTTTCGGTTTAA
- a CDS encoding acyl-CoA thioesterase encodes MKNHITFLKVRYSETDQMGFVHHSNYAQYLEVARLEWLESLEISYKWMEENGVMLPVYNLQTTFKKSALFDDTLKIVTTLRATPTVRITFDYEVFNQDGDLLTIASTELIFINTKTGRPMRCPQYILDKL; translated from the coding sequence GTGAAAAACCATATTACTTTTCTAAAAGTTAGATATTCTGAAACTGACCAAATGGGCTTTGTCCATCACAGTAACTATGCACAATACTTGGAAGTGGCTAGGCTTGAGTGGCTTGAAAGTTTAGAAATCTCTTACAAGTGGATGGAGGAGAACGGAGTGATGCTACCAGTTTATAATTTACAAACCACGTTTAAGAAGTCTGCGCTCTTTGATGATACACTAAAAATTGTTACAACCTTGCGCGCTACTCCGACGGTAAGAATAACATTCGATTATGAGGTTTTTAACCAAGATGGTGATTTATTAACAATCGCAAGTACAGAATTGATCTTTATTAATACCAAAACTGGCAGACCTATGAGATGTCCGCAATACATACTTGATAAGCTATAA
- a CDS encoding IMPACT family protein, translated as MAPKDTYKTILTPSEETLFKDRNSKFFGYAFPVTSEAEVKEHIEGLKKQHYQARHWCYAYVLGKEYEQYRANDDGEPSNSAGAPIYGQLQSYDVTNVLVVVVRYFGGTKLGVGGLINAYRTGAQNTLEASHIVEKTIDIPFKVQFEYPLLNKVMRLINDYKVTIINQHMEMNCVFTLAIRRKESKKVIKAFNEVYGITLLEDED; from the coding sequence ATCGCACCAAAAGACACCTATAAAACGATACTCACCCCATCTGAAGAGACACTATTTAAGGATAGAAACAGCAAGTTTTTTGGCTATGCATTTCCGGTGACATCAGAGGCCGAAGTAAAAGAGCATATAGAAGGTCTTAAAAAACAACATTACCAAGCGCGTCACTGGTGTTATGCATATGTACTAGGTAAAGAGTACGAGCAATACCGAGCAAATGATGATGGAGAACCGTCTAACAGTGCTGGAGCGCCTATTTATGGACAGCTACAGTCTTATGATGTTACAAATGTGCTTGTTGTAGTCGTGCGTTATTTTGGCGGGACAAAACTTGGTGTAGGAGGTTTAATAAATGCTTATCGAACAGGAGCTCAAAACACACTAGAGGCTTCTCATATTGTAGAAAAAACAATAGACATCCCCTTTAAAGTACAGTTTGAGTACCCACTACTTAATAAAGTAATGCGGTTAATAAATGATTACAAAGTGACTATCATTAACCAGCATATGGAAATGAACTGCGTTTTTACACTTGCCATACGTAGAAAAGAGTCAAAAAAGGTGATCAAAGCCTTTAATGAAGTGTATGGAATAACACTTCTAGAAGACGAAGATTAA
- a CDS encoding ABC transporter substrate-binding protein: MKNTCSLLLNYSLLILCILSTISCNKDDTSDRDHQVFRYNEQYQISTLDPAFARNPPIIWPVNQLFNGLVQLDNDLNVQPDIAKSWEISQDALTYSFTLRDDVRFHKHPAFNTRDSTRIVTAADFVYSFNRLRDPKIASPGSWVLGNVASYNAVNDTTFTIQLKKAFPAYLGLLSMRYCSVVPKEITTHYGNEFRSHPIGTGPFKFKRWEEGVKLVLRKNELYYEKDEDGVQLPYLEAVAITFLPDKQSEFLQFAQGNIDYLNSLDPSYKDEILTASGTLRAKYQDRVQFEKVPWLNTEYIGFYLDSDTPEVQSALLRKAVNYGFDRKKMIRYLRNGIGKPAVNGFIPKGLPGYDHIKGYEYDGTLSRKLIAQYIKETGDTSPEITIGTNSQYLDICEYIQRELQKVGLKVNIDVMPPSTLRQMKSSGELDAFRASWIADYPDAENYLSLFYSKNFTPNGPNYTHFKSATYDSLYEHSLSITDIGQRKKLYRTMDSLIIDKSPIIPLYYDEVVRFTQKTISGFEPNAQNFLVLKYVKKQKL; the protein is encoded by the coding sequence TTGAAAAACACCTGCTCACTTTTACTCAATTATTCCTTACTTATACTTTGCATACTTAGTACTATAAGTTGTAACAAAGATGATACGAGTGATCGAGATCATCAAGTTTTTAGATATAACGAGCAGTATCAAATATCTACACTAGACCCTGCGTTTGCTCGTAACCCTCCTATAATATGGCCGGTTAACCAGCTATTTAATGGTCTGGTACAACTAGACAATGATCTTAACGTACAACCAGATATTGCAAAGTCTTGGGAAATATCTCAAGATGCGCTTACGTATTCGTTTACACTACGTGATGACGTGCGATTTCATAAACACCCTGCTTTTAACACTAGAGATAGTACACGCATAGTAACCGCTGCAGATTTTGTTTACTCCTTTAATAGACTACGTGACCCAAAAATTGCCTCACCTGGGAGCTGGGTGTTAGGTAATGTGGCAAGTTACAACGCTGTAAATGACACTACTTTTACTATTCAATTAAAAAAAGCATTTCCCGCCTATCTAGGTTTACTTAGTATGCGTTACTGCTCTGTTGTACCTAAGGAAATCACTACCCACTATGGCAATGAGTTTAGATCTCACCCTATAGGCACTGGACCGTTTAAATTTAAACGCTGGGAAGAAGGTGTAAAACTAGTCTTACGTAAAAATGAGCTCTACTATGAAAAAGATGAGGATGGTGTCCAACTCCCCTATCTTGAGGCAGTGGCTATTACATTTTTACCAGATAAGCAAAGTGAGTTTTTACAATTTGCACAAGGCAATATAGATTACCTTAATAGTCTAGATCCATCATATAAAGATGAGATTCTTACCGCTTCTGGCACTTTAAGAGCAAAGTATCAAGATCGCGTACAGTTTGAAAAAGTACCGTGGCTTAATACAGAATATATAGGCTTTTACTTAGACAGTGACACGCCAGAGGTACAATCTGCTTTACTACGCAAGGCGGTAAACTACGGTTTTGATCGTAAAAAAATGATTAGGTACCTGCGCAATGGTATCGGCAAGCCAGCTGTAAATGGTTTTATACCTAAAGGGCTACCTGGCTATGATCATATAAAAGGATATGAATATGATGGTACGCTTTCGCGAAAGCTAATAGCACAATACATTAAAGAAACAGGAGACACATCTCCAGAAATCACCATAGGCACAAATAGCCAGTACCTAGACATCTGTGAGTACATACAACGAGAGTTACAAAAGGTAGGTTTAAAAGTAAATATAGACGTGATGCCTCCATCTACGCTACGACAGATGAAGAGTAGCGGAGAGCTAGATGCCTTTAGAGCAAGCTGGATTGCAGATTATCCAGATGCCGAAAACTACTTAAGCTTATTTTATAGTAAGAACTTCACGCCAAATGGACCAAACTACACGCATTTTAAAAGTGCAACCTATGATAGTTTATACGAGCATAGTTTGAGCATTACAGATATAGGCCAGCGCAAAAAATTATATCGCACTATGGATTCTCTTATTATAGATAAGTCTCCTATAATACCACTCTATTATGACGAGGTGGTGCGTTTTACTCAAAAAACGATTTCTGGTTTTGAACCTAATGCACAAAACTTTCTCGTGTTGAAATATGTGAAGAAGCAAAAATTGTAA